One genomic region from Dermacentor variabilis isolate Ectoservices chromosome 6, ASM5094787v1, whole genome shotgun sequence encodes:
- the LOC142584131 gene encoding uncharacterized protein LOC142584131: protein MAHFLAVFVLCLASAADAASARTDVAEARISDSGRTFGALLPLSLTLMPLLAPVISKSVFMVLLSGVAYLALFVGSFFFPPLGALIGLGPGGLRSFENKLDPSENGIERLTRVVRQAIASTEESVTGGTTECRQRLVCELSKAVSDGVPTIEMFDNYFRNRSTEADSYAGAWASGWLQRDCARFYKDCDRTSIDSLSAIVTVLGGPDGYFGSMLSRFTNSTAPPIEEPTTASWLATTFQSMRTTTPPPPLFHSTAQPSWTTVLQSLVTLAGAQHFQEFVSSHTTPAPSSTKQ, encoded by the exons ATGGCGCATTTCCTAGCCGTCTTTGTTCTCTGCTTAGCGTCTGCAGCAG ATGCGGCATCTGCAAGAACCGACGTCGCGGAAGCGCGCATTTCGGACAGCGGCCGCACCTTTGGCGCCCTCCTGCCGCTGTCGCTGACCCTGATGCCTCTGCTAGCACCGGTCATCAGCAAGAGCGTGTTTATGGTCTTGCTTTCGGGGGTCGCATACCTGGCACTGTTCGTCGGGTCTTTCTTCTTTCCCCCACTCGGTGCCCTGATAGGCCTCGGACCAGGTGGCCTGCGCTCCTTCGAGAACAAACTTGACCCGAGCGAGAACGGCATCGAACGCCTGACCCGCGTCGTCCGTCAGGCCATTGCCTCCACCGAGGAATCCGTCACTGGGGGGACTACGGAATGCCGTCAACGGCTAGTCTGCGAGCTGTCCAAGGCGGTGTCCGACGGAGTGCCCACCATTGAAATGTTCGACAACTACTTCAG AAACCGATCTACAGAGGCTGATTCTTATGCCGGTGCCTGGGCAAGCGGATGGCTACAGCGCGACTGTGCACGTTTCTACAAAGATTGCGATCGCACTTCCATCGACAGCCTGTCTGCCATTGTCACGGTGCTAGGCGGACCCGACGGCTACTTCGGCTCCATGCTGAGCAGGTTCACAAACAGTACAGCTCCTCCTATCGAGGAGCCCACGACAGCCTCATGGCTGGCCACGACTTTCCAGAGCATGCGCACAACCACACCACCACCGCCGTTGTTTCATAGCACGGCGCAACCATCGTGGACAACCGTCTTGCAGAGCCTCGTCACCCTTGCCGGTGCACAACATTTCCAGGAGTTTGTCTCTTCCCACACGACACCCGCGCCAAGCTCAACAAAACAATAG